A part of Emcibacter nanhaiensis genomic DNA contains:
- the pstC gene encoding phosphate ABC transporter permease subunit PstC encodes MNIYLLILVLGIISTVSFVYGRKKALMSVKGQISQLHSLPSHYGWYAAMVGLVPGLFILVVWIIFGSTVIDKMVLSRMAETVQSMSRFEVNILMNDIRNLAAGDAISGPATPELRDAADYFNHISKSTFTVVSLSAISVTALFTAFGIYRIDPELRSRNRLESFILFSLVACSVIAILTTIGIVSSLVFETMRFLEKVPLSEFLFGLQWSPQTALRADQVGSSGSFGAIPLITGTLLITFIALLVAAPVGLLSAVYMTEFADRKTRGFFKPLLEILAGIPTVVYGFFAALVVAPAIRNTGDLVGLEIASESALAAGIVMGIMIIPLMSSLSDDVISAVPQSLRDGSYGLGATKTETILNVILPAALPGIVSAFLLAASRAIGETMIVVMAAGMAANLTANPLEAVTTVTVQIVALLTGDQEFDSAKTLSAFALGLALFIITLSLNFLALYVVRKYREQYD; translated from the coding sequence ATGAACATCTATTTACTTATTCTGGTTCTTGGCATTATTTCTACCGTGTCCTTTGTCTATGGACGCAAAAAGGCCCTGATGTCCGTGAAGGGGCAAATCAGTCAGCTCCATTCCCTGCCCAGCCATTACGGCTGGTATGCGGCGATGGTCGGACTTGTACCCGGTCTGTTCATTCTTGTTGTCTGGATCATTTTCGGCTCCACCGTCATTGATAAGATGGTTCTTTCCCGAATGGCCGAAACAGTGCAGAGCATGAGCCGGTTTGAAGTCAATATTCTGATGAACGACATCCGGAACCTGGCTGCCGGGGACGCCATATCCGGCCCCGCAACGCCGGAGCTGAGAGATGCAGCAGATTATTTCAACCATATTTCAAAATCGACTTTCACTGTGGTCTCCCTGTCCGCGATTTCAGTCACGGCACTCTTTACGGCTTTTGGCATCTACAGGATCGACCCGGAACTCCGCTCCCGCAACCGGCTGGAATCCTTCATCCTGTTTTCGCTCGTCGCCTGTTCCGTGATCGCCATCCTGACCACCATCGGCATTGTATCTTCGCTGGTTTTCGAAACCATGAGATTTCTGGAAAAAGTGCCGCTGAGCGAATTCCTGTTTGGCCTGCAGTGGAGTCCGCAGACGGCGCTCCGGGCTGATCAGGTTGGCAGCTCCGGCTCCTTTGGTGCCATCCCCCTGATTACCGGCACCTTGCTGATCACCTTCATTGCGTTGCTGGTCGCAGCCCCGGTGGGACTATTGTCTGCCGTCTATATGACTGAATTTGCCGACCGGAAAACACGCGGCTTTTTCAAACCCCTGCTGGAAATCCTGGCCGGAATCCCGACTGTGGTATATGGCTTTTTTGCCGCCCTCGTCGTGGCGCCGGCCATTCGCAATACCGGCGATCTGGTGGGGCTGGAGATTGCCTCGGAAAGCGCGCTGGCCGCCGGCATCGTCATGGGCATTATGATCATCCCCCTGATGTCTTCCCTGTCCGATGACGTGATCTCCGCGGTTCCCCAGAGCCTGCGTGACGGATCCTATGGCCTGGGCGCTACCAAGACAGAGACGATCCTGAATGTGATATTGCCCGCCGCCCTGCCCGGCATCGTCAGCGCCTTCCTGCTGGCGGCCTCCCGGGCGATCGGGGAAACCATGATTGTGGTGATGGCCGCCGGCATGGCCGCCAACCTGACCGCAAACCCGCTGGAAGCCGTGACTACCGTCACGGTGCAGATTGTTGCCCTGCTCACCGGAGACCAGGAATTTGACAGCGCCAAGACCCTGTCCGCCTTTGCACTGGGACTGGCCCTGTTCATCATTACATTGTCCCTGAACTTCCTGGCCCTGTATGTGGTACGAAAATACAGAGAACAATATGACTGA
- the pstB gene encoding phosphate ABC transporter ATP-binding protein PstB, whose translation MNIMNVQNEEQTIPHTNKTAKMRARNVNVYYGETQAIKNVSLDINPDEVTALIGPSGCGKSTFLRCLNRMNDTIPICRVTGDISLDGEDIYGKRVDVVQLRARVGMVFQKPNPFPKSIYDNVAYGPRIHGLANNNADLDEIVFTSLQKAGLWEEVKDRLDTPGTALSGGQQQRLCIARTIAVNPEVILMDEPCSALDPIATAIIEELIDELKGRYAIVIVTHSMQQAARVSQKTAFFHLGDLVEYDDTVNIFTNPREEKTKDYITGRYG comes from the coding sequence ATGAACATTATGAACGTACAAAACGAAGAACAGACCATTCCGCACACCAATAAAACTGCCAAGATGCGGGCCCGGAATGTCAATGTCTATTACGGGGAAACCCAGGCCATCAAGAACGTCAGCCTGGACATCAACCCTGATGAGGTCACTGCTCTGATCGGCCCGTCCGGCTGCGGCAAGTCTACCTTCCTGCGTTGCCTTAACCGGATGAACGATACGATCCCGATCTGCCGGGTCACAGGTGACATCAGCCTGGATGGCGAGGATATCTATGGCAAAAGGGTTGATGTGGTGCAGCTTCGCGCCCGGGTCGGCATGGTGTTCCAGAAACCGAACCCCTTCCCCAAATCAATCTATGATAATGTGGCCTATGGCCCGCGCATCCACGGCCTGGCCAACAATAACGCGGACCTGGATGAAATCGTCTTTACCAGCCTGCAGAAGGCCGGCCTGTGGGAGGAAGTCAAGGATCGCCTGGACACCCCCGGCACCGCCCTCTCCGGCGGTCAGCAACAGCGTCTGTGTATTGCCCGCACCATCGCTGTGAACCCGGAAGTTATCCTGATGGATGAACCCTGTTCCGCTCTGGACCCTATCGCCACGGCGATTATCGAAGAACTGATTGATGAACTGAAAGGCCGTTATGCCATCGTGATCGTCACGCACTCCATGCAGCAGGCGGCGCGTGTCTCCCAGAAAACGGCTTTCTTCCACCTTGGTGACCTTGTTGAGTATGACGATACGGTGAATATCTTCACCAATCCCAGGGAAGAAAAAACCAAAGACTATATTACAGGACGCTATGGCTAA
- a CDS encoding sensor histidine kinase, with protein sequence MDQKSSYNSPLNELRPLIYSLPVAILLVVLTWFETVSVANAIIITALIFVSMLYLNRRYEEEIAELRRKTILQEHESRDTRASQFLLTNIMENLTDPFLLLDSRKRILMANKSAIDMLGADILRKDISLFIRNPDVNNAIRKTIRTGKTHTVEYMHGNVVPRNMLVRLHALDIQGSEDNQENKRYIFLSIYDITLIKQAEQMRVDFVANASHELRTPLASILGFVETLQGPAKNDLQAQERFLRIMHDEASRMTRLVDDLLSLSKIEREAHIPPEGTVHLPTLINSVLETLDMRLKERNMTVTVSNPDNVGNITGDFDQLTQVAQNLVDNAIKYGRENTAIDVVLKKHVSEFPIHEESVSIAITNRGNGIPAEHIPRLMERFYRVDTARSRSLGGTGLGLAIVKHIIQRHKGHILFESEVNEYTRVTVTLPYKSG encoded by the coding sequence TTGGACCAGAAAAGTTCCTACAATTCCCCCCTGAACGAATTAAGACCGCTGATTTATTCCCTGCCGGTCGCGATTTTGCTGGTTGTCCTGACCTGGTTCGAAACCGTTTCCGTCGCCAACGCCATTATCATCACCGCCCTGATTTTTGTCAGCATGTTATACCTGAACCGGCGTTACGAAGAGGAAATTGCCGAGCTCAGGCGAAAAACCATTCTCCAGGAACATGAGAGCCGGGACACCCGGGCGTCGCAGTTCCTGCTGACCAACATCATGGAAAACCTGACCGACCCCTTCCTGCTGCTGGATTCCCGCAAAAGAATTCTGATGGCCAACAAGTCTGCCATCGATATGCTGGGGGCCGACATCCTGCGCAAGGATATCTCTCTGTTTATCCGCAACCCAGATGTCAACAATGCGATCCGCAAGACAATTCGCACCGGCAAAACCCATACGGTGGAATATATGCACGGCAACGTGGTACCGCGAAACATGCTGGTTCGCCTGCATGCCCTGGACATCCAGGGCAGTGAGGACAACCAGGAAAATAAACGCTATATCTTCCTGTCCATTTACGACATCACCCTCATCAAACAGGCGGAACAGATGCGGGTTGATTTTGTCGCCAATGCCAGCCACGAGCTCCGAACCCCTCTGGCCAGCATTCTCGGTTTCGTGGAAACCCTGCAGGGACCGGCCAAGAATGACCTGCAGGCGCAGGAGCGCTTTCTCAGAATCATGCACGATGAGGCCAGTCGCATGACACGACTGGTCGACGACCTGCTGTCCCTGTCCAAGATCGAACGGGAAGCCCACATCCCGCCGGAAGGAACCGTTCACCTGCCGACCCTGATCAACAGCGTGCTCGAAACCCTCGACATGCGGCTCAAGGAACGCAACATGACCGTCACTGTCAGCAATCCGGATAACGTGGGGAATATAACGGGTGATTTTGACCAGTTAACCCAGGTAGCCCAGAACCTGGTCGACAACGCCATTAAATACGGTCGGGAGAATACCGCCATTGACGTGGTGCTGAAAAAACACGTCAGCGAATTCCCCATCCACGAGGAAAGCGTGAGCATCGCCATTACAAACCGCGGCAACGGTATTCCGGCCGAACATATCCCGCGGTTGATGGAAAGATTTTACCGGGTTGATACGGCTCGCTCCAGGAGCCTCGGCGGCACCGGTCTGGGACTCGCCATCGTAAAACACATTATACAACGTCACAAAGGTCATATTTTGTTTGAAAGCGAAGTCAATGAATATACCCGCGTTACGGTTACTCTCCCCTACAAATCAGGATAA
- a CDS encoding HprK-related kinase A: MTTQGLALEVGPFVTQVRILFPNIREEFCHLYGGYPAWPEGAIANNHLSVYGRNFYRRYIKPQACVDTMMKDAFIPLPAELGMVATEMGLNWQIAVGCKNLLLFHAGVVEKNGRVVIMPAASGSGKSTLAAGLSFAGWRLFSDEFGLADIDTGEFVPYPRPVSLKNESIPVMKDWAAPGTTFSPEYHGTPKGTICYMRPPAESINRMYERAGAGAVILPSFRPGATPEIKPITRSMAFFKLVMSSANYGDIGERSFRVMTEIADKAACCEIIYPNLEEGIKLVERFMSETAGAGDD; this comes from the coding sequence ATGACGACGCAGGGACTGGCTCTCGAAGTCGGTCCGTTCGTCACCCAGGTCCGCATTCTGTTCCCCAATATCCGGGAAGAATTCTGCCATCTTTATGGCGGCTATCCTGCCTGGCCGGAAGGGGCCATCGCCAACAACCACCTCAGCGTGTACGGCCGTAATTTCTACCGCCGCTATATCAAGCCCCAGGCCTGTGTCGATACCATGATGAAGGATGCCTTTATCCCGCTGCCGGCGGAACTGGGCATGGTGGCGACGGAAATGGGGCTTAACTGGCAGATTGCCGTCGGTTGCAAGAATTTGCTCCTGTTTCATGCCGGGGTGGTGGAAAAGAATGGCCGCGTGGTCATTATGCCGGCGGCCTCGGGCAGCGGCAAAAGCACCCTGGCCGCCGGTCTGTCCTTCGCCGGCTGGCGGCTGTTTTCCGATGAATTTGGCCTGGCCGATATCGATACCGGGGAATTTGTACCTTACCCGCGGCCGGTATCGCTGAAAAATGAATCCATCCCGGTGATGAAGGACTGGGCCGCGCCCGGCACCACCTTCAGCCCGGAATATCATGGCACACCCAAGGGCACCATCTGCTATATGCGCCCGCCGGCGGAGAGCATCAACCGCATGTATGAGCGGGCCGGGGCCGGGGCGGTGATCCTGCCCTCTTTCCGGCCCGGCGCCACGCCCGAAATCAAACCCATCACCCGCAGCATGGCGTTCTTCAAACTGGTGATGTCCTCGGCCAACTACGGTGACATCGGCGAGCGGTCGTTCCGGGTCATGACCGAAATCGCCGACAAGGCCGCCTGCTGCGAGATCATCTATCCCAACCTGGAAGAGGGCATCAAGCTGGTCGAGCGCTTCATGAGCGAGACGGCGGGGGCAGGCGATGACTGA
- the phoU gene encoding phosphate signaling complex protein PhoU produces the protein MTDSHIVASFDENLNDLRKKIVQMGNLVEEQFKLATEALVEKDKTLAEQVRKNDKAIDQLELEIERFAVEVIALRAPVADDLREVISSIKISSALERMGDYAKNMAKRLTVLSKIDHLPGSTTILSQMVKITRTMITDVLDAYVKRDTNLAIEVWNRDQEVDALYDSLFRELLTYMMEKPQYITSATHLLFIAKNIERAGDQTTNIAEIVYYITEGELLELKRPKKDDTSFADLGVSKEENK, from the coding sequence ATGACAGACAGTCACATCGTTGCCTCATTTGATGAAAACCTGAACGACCTCCGCAAGAAAATCGTCCAGATGGGAAATCTGGTCGAGGAACAGTTCAAACTGGCGACCGAAGCGCTGGTGGAGAAAGACAAGACACTGGCGGAACAGGTCCGCAAAAACGACAAGGCCATCGACCAGCTGGAACTGGAAATCGAAAGGTTCGCCGTTGAGGTGATTGCCCTGCGCGCCCCGGTCGCCGACGACCTGCGCGAGGTTATCTCCTCTATCAAGATCAGCTCCGCCCTGGAGCGCATGGGCGACTATGCCAAAAACATGGCCAAGCGCCTGACCGTGCTGAGCAAGATCGACCACCTGCCGGGCAGCACCACCATCCTGTCGCAAATGGTCAAGATCACCCGGACCATGATCACGGACGTCCTGGACGCCTATGTCAAACGGGACACCAACCTGGCCATTGAAGTCTGGAACCGGGACCAGGAGGTCGATGCCCTCTATGACAGCCTGTTCCGCGAACTGCTGACCTATATGATGGAAAAGCCCCAGTATATCACCAGCGCGACACACCTGTTGTTCATTGCCAAGAATATTGAGCGCGCCGGCGACCAGACCACCAATATTGCAGAAATCGTTTATTACATTACCGAAGGAGAGCTTCTTGAACTGAAGCGGCCGAAAAAGGATGACACCAGCTTCGCCGATTTGGGGGTAAGCAAAGAAGAGAACAAGTGA
- the pstA gene encoding phosphate ABC transporter permease PstA codes for MTDMSENSSAETIQGPTAWQGDTMRKRVAKRYRKEKIFKALGLAGLSLASLALAVLLGSILYIGLSGFATTSIELDITLDQKVIGDIANRTETERADMLQQANYNKLIRDSLRAKFPEAKSRRDVFALMRLISNGAREEIRNLLVKNPGLVGETVTIDLPASSNVDMFVKGEISRDVPQTNRKITDQQIAWIDQLDAEGRISRGFNWRFLSSGDSREPELAGVWGAVVGSFYTLMVCFLVAFPVGVASAIYLEEFAPQNRWTDLIEVNINNLAAVPSIVFGLLGLAIFLNVFNMPRSAPMVGGLTLALMTLPTIIIAARAAIKAVPPSIRDAATGLGASPVQTVFHHVLPLSMPGILTGTIIGMAQALGETAPLLMIGMVAFIVDIPQGITDAATALPVQIFLWADSPERGFLEKTSAAIIVLLGFLVIMNGLAIWLRQKFEKRW; via the coding sequence ATGACTGATATGTCCGAAAATTCATCCGCTGAAACCATTCAGGGCCCGACTGCCTGGCAGGGTGACACCATGCGCAAACGCGTAGCCAAGCGGTATCGCAAGGAAAAAATCTTCAAGGCCCTGGGCTTGGCCGGATTGAGCCTGGCGTCTCTGGCCCTTGCCGTGTTGCTCGGCAGCATCCTCTATATCGGCCTCAGCGGTTTCGCCACCACCAGCATCGAGCTGGATATTACCCTGGATCAAAAGGTCATCGGTGATATTGCCAACCGGACCGAGACGGAACGCGCCGACATGTTGCAGCAGGCGAATTACAACAAACTGATCCGTGACAGCCTGCGCGCCAAATTTCCGGAAGCCAAAAGCCGCCGCGACGTCTTTGCCCTGATGCGCCTGATCAGCAACGGCGCCCGCGAGGAGATACGCAACCTCCTGGTCAAGAACCCTGGCCTGGTCGGAGAAACCGTCACCATTGACCTGCCGGCCTCCAGTAATGTGGATATGTTCGTGAAGGGCGAGATCAGCAGGGATGTTCCCCAGACAAACCGAAAAATCACCGACCAGCAGATTGCCTGGATCGACCAGCTTGACGCTGAAGGACGCATTTCCAGAGGATTTAACTGGCGCTTTCTGTCCTCCGGCGATTCCCGGGAACCGGAACTGGCCGGTGTCTGGGGCGCTGTGGTCGGTTCCTTTTATACCCTGATGGTCTGCTTCCTGGTGGCGTTTCCCGTCGGTGTGGCTTCCGCCATCTATCTCGAGGAATTTGCCCCGCAAAACAGATGGACGGACCTGATCGAGGTCAACATCAATAACCTGGCTGCCGTGCCGTCCATCGTGTTCGGACTTCTCGGCCTGGCCATTTTCCTCAATGTCTTCAACATGCCGCGCTCCGCCCCGATGGTGGGCGGCCTGACCCTGGCGCTGATGACATTGCCGACAATCATTATTGCCGCCCGCGCCGCCATCAAGGCTGTCCCGCCCTCCATTCGCGACGCCGCCACCGGCCTGGGCGCCTCCCCGGTACAGACGGTTTTCCATCACGTCCTGCCGCTCAGCATGCCCGGCATCCTGACCGGAACCATCATCGGCATGGCCCAGGCGCTCGGGGAGACCGCTCCACTGCTGATGATCGGCATGGTGGCCTTCATCGTGGATATTCCCCAGGGTATTACGGATGCTGCCACAGCGCTGCCGGTGCAGATCTTCCTGTGGGCGGACAGCCCTGAACGTGGTTTCCTGGAAAAAACCTCGGCTGCAATTATCGTATTGCTTGGATTTCTTGTTATTATGAACGGTCTGGCTATCTGGCTGCGACAGAAGTTTGAAAAACGCTGGTAA
- a CDS encoding nucleotidyltransferase domain-containing protein translates to MTETSGSLVIDVLQDPAVMLGFNVAQWNSCLYEARVNSLTGRLAAEARDQGLWDRLPERVQDIFLSAEIDAQSRQRRLMWELNRIRRALFGFEEPIVVLKGGAYIARDLTAATGRVSSDVDIMVDRKDLETVEQMLLDAGWVHSVEDDYDQRYYREWAHELPPLYHPDRGMTVDVHHTILPLTGRLTVDALKLLAEIEPVDGNLYTLSPEDMLLHSAVHLFHDGVIAVSLRNLLEQHDMISEFARMEGFWDRLLDRTDELGLGRPLFYCLRYCALILGTAVPGEVLEKTGCYAPNALVLGMMDRMVPLVMKPPTSRLFQIASKILYMRSHWLRMPAGLLVKHLATKSLRRLRGETH, encoded by the coding sequence ATGACTGAGACCAGCGGCTCCCTTGTCATTGATGTGTTGCAGGACCCGGCGGTGATGCTCGGCTTCAACGTTGCACAGTGGAACAGCTGCCTTTATGAAGCCCGGGTCAACAGCCTGACCGGCCGGCTGGCGGCAGAGGCCCGCGACCAGGGCCTGTGGGACCGGCTGCCGGAGCGGGTGCAGGATATTTTCCTGTCGGCCGAGATCGACGCCCAGTCGCGCCAGCGGCGCCTGATGTGGGAGCTGAACCGGATCCGCCGCGCCCTGTTCGGTTTTGAAGAGCCGATTGTCGTGCTCAAGGGCGGGGCCTATATCGCCCGCGATCTCACGGCCGCCACAGGCCGGGTCAGCTCCGATGTGGACATTATGGTCGACCGCAAAGACCTGGAGACGGTGGAACAGATGCTGCTGGATGCCGGCTGGGTGCATAGTGTCGAGGATGATTACGACCAGAGATATTACCGGGAATGGGCCCACGAACTGCCGCCGCTCTATCACCCGGACCGGGGCATGACCGTGGATGTGCACCACACCATTCTGCCGCTGACCGGCCGCCTGACGGTGGACGCTTTGAAACTGCTGGCAGAGATCGAACCGGTCGACGGCAACCTCTATACCCTGTCGCCGGAAGACATGCTGCTGCACAGCGCCGTGCATCTGTTCCATGACGGGGTAATCGCGGTTTCGCTCAGGAACCTGCTGGAACAGCATGACATGATTTCGGAATTTGCCCGGATGGAGGGTTTCTGGGACCGGCTGCTGGACCGCACCGACGAGTTGGGGCTCGGCCGGCCGCTGTTTTACTGCCTGCGCTATTGTGCACTGATCCTAGGGACGGCGGTGCCCGGCGAAGTTCTTGAAAAAACCGGCTGTTATGCGCCGAATGCCCTGGTCCTCGGGATGATGGACCGGATGGTGCCGCTGGTGATGAAACCGCCGACCAGCCGCCTGTTCCAGATCGCCTCCAAGATCCTTTATATGCGGTCCCACTGGCTGCGCATGCCGGCCGGACTGCTGGTCAAACATCTGGCGACCAAGTCTCTGCGCCGCCTTCGGGGCGAAACGCACTAA
- a CDS encoding PstS family phosphate ABC transporter substrate-binding protein, which produces MTLVGAGALAMSVAGAAEARDQIRIVGSSTVFPFATAVAEEFGQTTSFKTPVVESTGSGGGLKLFCAGVGEGHPDITNASRRIKSSEIELCASNGVKEIVEVKVGYDGIVLANSKESPQMELSLRDIWLALAKEVPVGGSMVENPYRYWNEVNPALPKKKIEVMGPPPTSGTRDAFVELAMEGGCKTFPEIAALKKSDKKKYKAVCHTIREDGAYIEAGENDNLIVGKLQANPDALGIFGYSFLDQNSDVIQGSIVNGELPTFEEIAAGRYPVSRSLYFYVKKAHVGKIPGIEEYLAEFTSDKAMGEFGYLAEKGLIPMPEEELAKYREDAKNLTPMK; this is translated from the coding sequence ATGACTCTCGTAGGAGCCGGTGCCCTCGCCATGTCTGTGGCTGGAGCCGCCGAAGCCCGGGACCAGATCCGTATTGTAGGTTCATCCACAGTATTCCCTTTTGCAACTGCAGTGGCAGAGGAATTCGGCCAGACCACTTCCTTTAAAACACCGGTTGTAGAGAGCACTGGTTCAGGCGGCGGCCTGAAGCTGTTCTGCGCCGGTGTTGGTGAAGGCCATCCGGACATCACCAATGCCTCCCGCCGCATCAAGAGCTCCGAGATCGAACTCTGCGCCTCCAACGGCGTGAAGGAAATCGTGGAAGTCAAAGTCGGTTACGACGGCATTGTGCTGGCCAACTCCAAGGAATCGCCGCAGATGGAACTGAGCCTGCGCGACATCTGGCTCGCCCTGGCCAAGGAAGTTCCGGTTGGCGGCTCCATGGTTGAAAACCCCTACCGCTACTGGAATGAAGTAAACCCCGCCCTGCCGAAGAAGAAAATCGAGGTCATGGGCCCGCCGCCGACGTCCGGTACCCGCGACGCCTTTGTTGAGCTGGCCATGGAAGGCGGCTGCAAAACCTTCCCGGAAATTGCCGCCCTCAAGAAAAGCGACAAAAAGAAATATAAAGCCGTTTGCCACACCATCCGTGAAGATGGCGCCTACATCGAAGCCGGTGAAAACGACAACCTGATTGTCGGCAAACTGCAGGCTAATCCGGATGCCTTGGGCATCTTCGGATACAGCTTCCTGGACCAGAACAGCGACGTTATCCAGGGCAGCATCGTCAATGGCGAACTGCCGACCTTCGAGGAAATTGCCGCAGGCCGGTATCCGGTTTCCCGCTCACTCTATTTCTATGTGAAAAAAGCACATGTGGGTAAAATCCCGGGTATTGAAGAATATCTCGCAGAATTCACCAGCGACAAGGCGATGGGTGAGTTCGGATATCTCGCAGAAAAAGGCCTGATCCCGATGCCGGAAGAAGAGCTTGCAAAATACCGTGAGGATGCGAAAAACCTTACACCGATGAAGTAA
- the gph gene encoding phosphoglycolate phosphatase (PGP is an essential enzyme in the glycolate salvage pathway in higher organisms (photorespiration in plants). Phosphoglycolate results from the oxidase activity of RubisCO in the Calvin cycle when concentrations of carbon dioxide are low relative to oxygen. This enzyme is a member of the Haloacid Dehalogenase (HAD) superfamily of aspartate-nucleophile hydrolase enzymes (PF00702).) — MSNKLNAVIFDLDGTLVDSALDLTATLNHVLHLEGRPQISIDEVRHMVGHGSRALIIKGFDHSGEVPPEAELDRLQKIFLDYYNDHIADHTISFPGLWEALTELKGSGVKLAVCTNKVEDLSHKLLKSLGLDDFFCALTGGDSFDYKKPDPRHLLSTLELMGCEVDGAVMVGDSANDIDAARNAAIPVIGVTFGYTPVPVTELSPDRVIDHYDKLIPALQDLMD, encoded by the coding sequence ATGTCCAATAAACTGAACGCCGTGATTTTCGACCTGGACGGGACCCTTGTGGACAGCGCCCTGGACCTGACCGCCACCCTCAACCATGTACTGCATCTGGAAGGCCGCCCGCAGATCAGCATTGACGAAGTGCGCCATATGGTCGGCCACGGCTCCCGCGCCCTGATCATCAAGGGTTTTGATCATTCGGGCGAAGTGCCGCCGGAAGCGGAACTGGACCGGCTGCAGAAAATCTTCCTCGACTATTACAACGATCATATTGCCGACCACACCATCAGTTTTCCCGGACTGTGGGAGGCTCTGACCGAGCTGAAAGGCAGCGGCGTCAAGCTGGCGGTCTGCACCAACAAAGTCGAAGACCTGAGCCACAAGTTATTGAAATCCCTGGGCCTGGACGATTTTTTCTGTGCGCTGACCGGCGGCGACAGCTTCGACTATAAAAAGCCCGACCCGCGGCATCTGCTGTCCACGCTGGAGCTGATGGGCTGCGAGGTGGACGGCGCGGTGATGGTCGGCGATTCCGCCAATGACATTGATGCCGCCCGCAATGCCGCCATTCCGGTGATCGGCGTGACTTTCGGCTATACCCCGGTGCCGGTGACAGAGCTCAGCCCGGACCGGGTGATTGATCATTATGACAAGCTGATCCCGGCGCTTCAGGACCTTATGGATTAG
- a CDS encoding HPr-rel-A system PqqD family peptide chaperone, whose protein sequence is MSLYETAVFRVGDTAGFLWKNWDDAYVIFDPRSGHTQAMNIFAREILAIIEEKPSTLDQVCNELERVMEEKISEDIRLNIRQTMAEFDKMGLIEPTYGQ, encoded by the coding sequence ATGTCTTTATATGAAACGGCTGTATTCCGTGTCGGGGATACAGCCGGTTTTTTATGGAAAAACTGGGATGACGCCTATGTCATCTTTGATCCAAGGTCCGGTCACACCCAGGCCATGAATATCTTCGCCCGGGAAATTCTTGCCATCATTGAGGAAAAGCCGTCAACACTAGACCAGGTCTGCAACGAACTGGAAAGAGTGATGGAAGAAAAAATTTCTGAAGACATCCGGCTGAATATCCGTCAGACTATGGCCGAATTCGACAAAATGGGACTGATCGAACCCACATATGGCCAATAA
- the phoB gene encoding phosphate regulon transcriptional regulator PhoB — protein MSAHILLIEDDQNLTELVRYNLEQEGFKVTCEADGEDGLLTAIEEAPDLILLDWMLPNLSGIEICRRLRRENITKNIPIIMLTARSEETDRIRGLETGADDYITKPFSPKELIARINAILRRIRPALSGETLEYAGIVMDTASHKVARDGTALHLGPTEYRMLKHFMENPGRVFSREQLLDSVWGNDIYVESRTVDVHIRRLRKALNIGDTPNIIRTVRSAGYALDKDI, from the coding sequence ATGAGTGCACATATCCTACTTATTGAAGACGACCAGAACCTGACGGAACTGGTCAGATATAATCTTGAACAGGAAGGCTTCAAAGTCACCTGTGAAGCGGACGGGGAAGACGGACTTCTGACCGCGATTGAAGAGGCGCCGGACCTGATCCTTCTGGACTGGATGCTGCCCAATCTTTCCGGTATTGAAATCTGTCGCAGGCTGCGCCGTGAGAATATTACCAAAAACATCCCGATCATCATGCTGACGGCCCGGTCCGAGGAAACCGACCGCATCCGTGGTCTGGAAACAGGTGCTGATGACTATATCACCAAGCCCTTCTCGCCCAAGGAGCTGATTGCCCGCATCAACGCCATCCTGCGGCGGATCCGCCCGGCCCTGTCCGGTGAAACGCTGGAATATGCCGGCATCGTCATGGACACCGCCTCCCACAAGGTAGCCCGCGATGGCACTGCTTTGCACCTGGGCCCGACGGAGTACCGGATGCTGAAACACTTCATGGAAAATCCCGGCCGGGTTTTTTCCCGGGAACAGCTGCTGGACTCTGTATGGGGCAACGACATCTATGTCGAGTCCCGGACAGTCGACGTTCATATCCGCCGGCTCCGGAAAGCGCTCAATATCGGCGACACGCCCAACATCATCCGGACGGTCCGTTCCGCCGGATATGCCCTGGACAAAGATATCTGA